A single window of Eucalyptus grandis isolate ANBG69807.140 chromosome 1, ASM1654582v1, whole genome shotgun sequence DNA harbors:
- the LOC104431447 gene encoding prosaposin, translated as MEGKIGLLFVLLWSTTFISDARQLTHSIVRGEGLRNDNVCMLCEEYTAQALDYIGDNKTQTEVLELLHKSCSHLASFEQECLSLVDSYATLFFSEVSSVEPEEFCRKVNLCEKKVFLSSQLREDSCELCHHAVSEVLDKLKDPDTQMDIIQILLKACNSMESYAKKCKKMVFEYGPLVLANAEQFLEANDVCTTLHACKASSTITDVEVLETSSVVASS; from the exons ATGGAGGGGAAAATAGGTCTTTTGTTTGTTCTTCTGTGGAGCACAACCTTCATCTCTGATGCTAGACAACTAACTCACTCAATTGTGAGAG GAGAAGGTTTGAGGAATGATAATGTCTGCATGCTTTGCGAGGAGTACACTGCTCAAGCACTTGATTACATTGGTGACAATAAAACCCAGACTGAGGTTCTTGAACTTCTTCATAAGAGTTGTTCCCATCTGGCATCTTTTGAACAAGAG TGCCTCAGTTTGGTCGACTCCTATGCTACTCTCTTCTTCTCAGAGGTATCCTCAGTAGAACCTGAAGAGTTCTGTAGGAAGGTCAACCTGTGTGAAAAAAAGGTGTTCCTTTCTTCACAACTTCGGGAGGATAGCTGTGAATTGTGCCATCATGCTGTCTCAGAAGTCTTGGATAAATTGAAAGACCCCGACACACAG ATGGACATAATTCAGATTCTCCTCAAGGCTTGTAATTCCATGGAAAGCTATGCGAAGAAG TGCAAGAAGATGGTTTTCGAGTATGGGCCACTGGTTCTCGCCAATGCGGAGCAATTTCTGGAAGCAAATGACGTATGCACCACTTTGCATGCCTGCAAAGCTTCTTCTACCATCACGGATGTAGAGGTGCTGGAAACTTCATCTGTAGTTGCTTCCTCTTAG
- the LOC104431348 gene encoding WEB family protein At2g38370 — translation MAETLALRPEPAGEADAGAKLGNAGGARAEIDTSAPFESVKEAVSRFGGIGFWKPSHLLKCPESQNGEEFDVAKLEEQAAQLEKDLIVKERETLDVLKELESTKITVEELKAKLQKETSEMNAVLEVSANNGTVDPIEHEAEKENHYEGSLLNRLSGSGSCPSSPGLILMELKQAKLNLTRTTNDLSDIRSSVDLLNKKLEKEKLSLEKTQVRLTQNSSKISSLEEELNQTRLKLQLAKEAETNSPDGPSALTREFHRLSSEAEQFKIVAEAAKLEVQRAISEIEQTKTKIRTAEMRLVAARKMRAAAKATEAVALAEIKALSRSESSTDVVTLTFEEYSFLTSQAREAEEKSKKRVLGATLQVDEANISKTEILNRVEEATEEVKISKKALEEALSRVEAANRGKLAVEEALRKWRSDHGRRRRSLHNSTKFKTSGPSHQRRDSRLIEAGELNMDNIEVSEPVLKPTLSIGQILSRKLLLAEEFESGKMSGKDTVKQKVSLAQMLSKQNDMPISQKPREECGHKQQFSAKRKKFGFTRFSLLLAKQNKKKPKPFLN, via the exons atGGCTGAAACCCTAGCCCTGCGTCCCGAGCCGGCCGGGGAGGCCGACGCCGGCGCGAAGCTCGGCAATGCCGGAGGGGCGAGGGCGGAGATCGACACGTCGGCCCCGTTCGAGTCCGTCAAGGAGGCGGTGAGCCGGTTCGGCGGGATCGGTTTCTGGAAGCCCTCTCATCTTCTCAAGTGCCCTGAGTCTCAg AACGGGGAAGAGTTTGATGTAGCGAAACTGGAAGAGCAGGCGGCACAGCTGGAGAAGGATCTGATTGTAAAGGAGCGGGAGACTTTGGATGTCTTGAAGGAGTTGGAATCGACAAAAATAACTGTTGAAGAACTTAAAGCAAAGCTTCAGAAGGAAACATCCGAAATGAATGCCGTACTTGAGGTGAGTGCAAACAACGGAACTGTTGATCCTATAGAACATGAAGCTGAAAAGGAAAACCACTATGAAGGCAGTTTACTGAATAGACTGAGCGGCTCAGGTTCCTGTCCTTCATCCCCAGGGTTAATCCTAATGGAACTGAAACAAGCTAAGTTGAACCTTACCAGGACCACTAATGATCTCAGCGATATCCGCAGCTCTGTTGATTTGCTAAATAAGAAACTAGAGAAGGAAAAGCTTTCCCTTGAGAAGACTCAGGTGAGATTGACTCAGAACTCGTCGAAGATATCTTCACTTGAGGAAGAGCTAAACCAGACAAGACTAAAGCTGCAATTAGCAAAAGAAGCAGAAACTAACTCACCTGATGGCCCTTCTGCTCTTACAAGGGAGTTCCATCGCTTGAGCTCTGAGGCGGAGCAGTTCAAGATAGTGGCAGAAGCTGCGAAGCTCGAGGTTCAGAGAGCCATATCTGAGATTGAGCAGACGAAAACTAAAATTAGAACAGCTGAGATGAGGTTGGTTGCAGCTCGGAAAATGAGGGCAGCTGCTAAAGCAACAGAAGCTGTTGCTCTCGCAGAAATTAAGGCTTTATCAAGGAGTGAGAGCTCAACAGATGTAGTGACTCTTACATTTGAAGAATACTCTTTTCTAACCTCCCAAGCTCGTGAAGCAGAAGAAAAATCTAAGAAGAGAGTACTGGGCGCGACGCTCCAAGTCGATGAAGcaaatatttctaaaacagaGATATTAAACAGGGTAGAGGAGGCAACAGAGGAAGTTAAAATAAGCAAGAAGGCTTTAGAAGAAGCTCTTTCTAGAGTGGAAGCTGCTAATCGCGGAAAGCTTGCAGTTGAGGAGGCTCTTCGGAAATGGAGGTCTGACCATGGTCGCAGAAGACGTTCCCTGCATAACTCGACCAAGTTTAAGACTTCTGGCCCCTCTCACCAGAGGAGAGATTCCCGCCTTATTGAAGCGGGTGAACTGAATATGGACAACATTGAGGTGTCGGAACCAGTTCTAAAGCCGACGCTCTCCATTGGACAAATCCTGAGCAGGAAGCTACTTCTAGCTGAAGAGTTTGAATCAGGGAAAATGTCTGGGAAGGACACTGTGAAACAGAAGGTTTCGCTGGCTCAAATGCTTAGCAAGCAAAATGACATGCCCATTTCTCAAAAGCCTAGAGAGGAATGTGGTCATAAGCAGCAGTTCTCggccaagaggaagaaatttggCTTCACGCGGTTCTCGCTGCTGTTGGCAAAGCAGAATAAGAAAAAGCCGAAGCCATTTCTTAATTAG
- the LOC104431244 gene encoding uncharacterized protein LOC104431244, whose product MFNGGSDLPQKPFQLIKQDDKFFSRLLSKENSASNPSFRVDYGGVSSSVPFMWETRPGTPKHPCFDDSLPPLTPPPSYYSSSNKYDAFPQKKCSRSNLLRVLFLKTSLKKPKDVANSTCSFRSSSSSSSNSSVFAPMTPTRRWFLSRRLMSCDSSIDAEDEHAGSPPTSTRCFGGSRKWRSLSTPGCYRW is encoded by the coding sequence ATGTTCAATGGAGGCTCAGATCTTCCTCAAAAGCCTTTCCAGTTAATCAAACAAGACGACAAGTTCTTTTCCAGGCTGCTCTCCAAGGAGAATTCCGCTTCAAACCCGTCATTTAGGGTCGACTATGGAGGCGTGTCCAGCTCGGTTCCGTTCATGTGGGAGACCCGGCCTGGCACGCCGAAGCACCCCTGTTTCGACGACTCTCTACCGCCCCTAACGCCTCCTCCATCTTATTATTCGAGTTCCAACAAATATGACGCATTCCCCCAGAAGAAGTGCTCAAGATCTAATCTCTTGCGGGTTTTGTTCTTAAAGACCAGCCTCAAGAAACCGAAGGATGTGGCCAATTCAACTTGCTCTTTCCGCTCGTCGTCATCCTCGTCCTCGAACTCGTCAGTGTTTGCCCCTATGACTCCGACACGGAGGTGGTTCTTGAGTCGAAGGTTGATGTCTTGCGATTCTAGCATTGATGCTGAGGATGAGCACGCTGGATCTCCACCTACTTCCACACGGTGCTTTGGAGGCAGCAGGAAGTGGCGCAGCTTGAGCACCCCTGGTTGTTACCGCTGGTGA
- the LOC104453595 gene encoding peroxidase 70-like, whose protein sequence is MAFLTLFQALLILSLAASTLSTRPYKNGLTPYFYDYVCPQALPAIKRVVEGAVQQERRMGASLLRLHFHDCFVNGCDGSILLDSTATIESEKFAAPNNNSARGFEVIDQIKAEVDRVCGHPVVSCADILAVTARDSVVALGGPSWKVRLGRRDSTTASRTTANNDIPAPNMDLPALINNFKRQGLKVKDLVALSGAHTIGFAQCFTFRNRTFNDSNINQAFAKNLRSYCPRTGSDSNLASLDPTPARFDTLYYNNLLTQKGLLHSDQALSTGESALELVKSYSHDYEAFWKDFAKSMVRMGNIKPLTGNQGQIRSNCRRLN, encoded by the exons ATggcctttctcaccctcttccAAGCGCTTCTCATCTTGTCCCTCGCGGCCTCAACTCTTTCGACTCGTCCTTACAAGAATGGCCTCACGCCATACTTCTACGACTACGTTTGCCCTCAAGCCTTGCCTGCCATCAAGCGCGTCGTTGAGGGGGCGGTGCAGCAAGAGCGACGCATGGGCGCTTCCTTGCTGCGCTTGCACTTTCACGACTGTTTCGTCAAT GGTTGTGATGGGTCGATACTCTTGGATTCAACCGCAACCATCGAGAGTGAAAAGTTCGCGGCTCCTAATAACAATTCGGCCAGAGGTTTCGAAGTGATCGACCAAATAAAGGCGGAGGTTGACAGAGTATGTGGACATCCCGTGGTTTCTTGTGCAGACATCTTGGCTGTCACCGCTCGTGACTCTGTCGTTGCG TTAGGAGGGCCTTCGTGGAAAGTACGACTCGGACGAAGAGATTCGACGACGGCGAGCAGGACGACGGCAAACAACGACATCCCTGCGCCGAACATGGACTTACCCGCCTTAATTAACAATTTCAAGAGACAAGGCCTGAAGGTCAAGGACTTGGTCGCGCTGAGCGGCGCTCACACAATCGGCTTCGCACAGTGCTTTACTTTCAGGAATAGAACATTCAATGACAGCAACATCAACCAGGCATTCGCAAAGAATCTCCGGTCCTACTGCCCGCGCACAGGAAGCGACTCTAACCTCGCAAGTTTAGATCCCACGCCAGCGCGTTTCGACACATTGTACTACAATAACCTGTTGACCCAGAAGGGCCTTCTTCACTCTGATCAGGCACTGTCAACTGGTGAATCCGCACTCGAGCTAGTGAAGAGCTATAGCCACGATTATGAAGCATTTTGGAAGGATTTCGCTAAATCGATGGTCAGGATGGGAAATATCAAGCCACTGACCGGAAACCAAGGTCAAATTCGCTCGAATTGCCGGAGGTTGAATTGA